One segment of Cetobacterium sp. NK01 DNA contains the following:
- a CDS encoding amino acid ABC transporter permease, with protein MSILKTLFFKPKTQEETPVVKWINIVLVTVIVLGVFHYAFSRLDYPYNWDGIIEKYKYKFMIGFTMTLVISIFSLIASFIIGGLLVLGQRGSFLPTYYFAKGFTEVIRGTPLIVQIYLFYYVIGTAFGIENRYLMGVLIMGVFSGAYVSEIIRAGIESINKTQIETARSLAFTKFQTYRYIVLPQVIKRVMPPLAGQFASLIKDSSLLSIIAVNEFTKNVQEVDSLTFSPIENYCILAVGYLILTYPISHLSKYLERRYSYGN; from the coding sequence ATGAGTATACTAAAAACTTTATTTTTTAAACCCAAAACTCAAGAAGAAACACCAGTTGTAAAGTGGATAAATATAGTTTTAGTAACTGTGATAGTTTTAGGAGTTTTTCATTATGCTTTCAGTAGATTAGACTACCCATACAATTGGGATGGAATAATTGAAAAGTATAAATATAAATTTATGATTGGTTTTACCATGACATTGGTAATATCAATTTTTTCTCTAATAGCTAGTTTTATAATAGGTGGGCTTTTAGTTTTAGGTCAAAGAGGAAGTTTTTTACCAACTTACTATTTTGCTAAAGGCTTTACTGAAGTTATTCGTGGAACGCCACTAATAGTTCAGATATATCTATTTTACTATGTAATAGGAACGGCTTTTGGTATAGAAAATCGTTATTTAATGGGAGTTTTAATAATGGGAGTATTTTCAGGAGCTTATGTTTCTGAGATTATTCGTGCAGGAATAGAAAGTATAAATAAAACTCAGATAGAAACAGCAAGATCTCTTGCTTTTACAAAATTTCAAACGTACAGATATATAGTTCTACCTCAAGTTATAAAAAGAGTTATGCCACCACTTGCAGGGCAGTTTGCTAGCTTGATAAAAGATTCCTCTCTTTTATCAATAATAGCAGTAAACGAGTTTACAAAAAATGTGCAGGAGGTGGATTCTCTAACTTTTTCTCCAATAGAGAACTACTGTATTCTAGCAGTGGGTTATTTGATATTGACTTATCCAATCTCCCATCTCTCTAAATATTTAGAGAGGAGGTATAGTTATGGAAATTAA
- a CDS encoding transporter substrate-binding domain-containing protein encodes MKKIILFITLILGSLVFANEKPLIVGMELAYPPFEMSDENGKPTGISVDMAYALGEFLGRDVIIEDMAYGGLIPALKTKKVDVIISSMSVTDERKQSVNFSTPYAKSYLAMLVNNKSGIANANDLNQKGKKVAVKKGTSGHTVAEKYFPNAEIMVFDKESACVLEVSQGKVDAFIYDPLTIYRNWTRNSETTTPLLAQFENESQPWAVAYRKGEEDLGAQIDEFIVEYKANGGFNKLADKYLGEERAFFKEKNVPFFFD; translated from the coding sequence ATGAAGAAAATAATACTTTTTATAACATTGATTCTTGGAAGTTTAGTTTTTGCAAATGAAAAACCTTTAATCGTAGGAATGGAGTTAGCATACCCTCCCTTTGAAATGTCAGATGAGAATGGAAAACCTACAGGTATAAGTGTAGATATGGCCTATGCTTTAGGAGAGTTCTTAGGAAGAGATGTAATTATAGAGGACATGGCTTATGGTGGTCTTATTCCAGCTTTGAAAACTAAAAAAGTAGATGTAATAATATCATCAATGTCTGTAACAGATGAGAGAAAGCAGTCTGTTAATTTTTCAACACCATATGCTAAAAGTTATTTAGCAATGTTAGTTAATAATAAATCAGGTATTGCAAATGCAAATGATTTAAATCAAAAAGGAAAGAAAGTTGCAGTAAAAAAGGGAACAAGTGGACATACTGTGGCTGAAAAATACTTTCCAAATGCTGAGATAATGGTTTTTGACAAAGAAAGTGCTTGTGTATTAGAGGTTTCTCAAGGTAAAGTAGATGCTTTTATATATGATCCATTGACAATATATAGAAACTGGACAAGAAACTCAGAAACAACAACTCCACTATTAGCTCAATTTGAAAATGAATCTCAACCTTGGGCAGTAGCATATAGAAAGGGTGAGGAGGATTTAGGAGCTCAAATAGATGAATTTATAGTGGAATATAAGGCTAATGGAGGATTTAATAAATTAGCTGATAAATACTTAGGTGAGGAGAGAGCTTTCTTCAAGGAGAAAAATGTACCTTTCTTCTTTGATTAG
- the megL gene encoding methionine gamma-lyase: MDKNMKNGFGTIAIHGGSEKNPFGTLATPIYQTSTFIFDSAEQGGKRFALEEEGYIYSRLGNPTVTVVEKKLALLEEGEAALATASGMGAIASVMWTVLKAGDHVLADKTLYGCTFALLSHGLTKFGIDVEFIDTSDLEAVKNSLKPNTKVVYLETPANPNLKIVDIEAVSRIAHTHNSDILVVVDNTFATPYCQKPLTLGADIVVHSATKYLNGHGDVIAGFVVGKMDLVTQIRLVGVKDMTGAVLSPMDAYYIIRGMKTLEIRMERHCSNARKVAEFLNTHPKVETVFYPGLKTHPGHDIACKQMKDFGGIFAFELKGGMDAGKTLLNNLNLCSLAVSLGDTETLIQHPASMTHSPYTKEERLTAGITDGLVRISVGLEDVEDIIADLRNGLELV, from the coding sequence ATGGATAAAAATATGAAAAATGGTTTTGGAACAATAGCAATTCATGGTGGAAGTGAAAAAAACCCTTTTGGAACTTTAGCTACACCAATCTATCAAACATCAACATTTATATTCGATTCAGCTGAGCAAGGGGGAAAAAGATTTGCTTTAGAGGAAGAGGGATATATTTATTCGAGATTAGGAAATCCTACAGTAACAGTTGTAGAGAAAAAATTAGCTCTTTTAGAAGAGGGAGAAGCAGCACTAGCTACAGCTTCAGGAATGGGAGCAATAGCTTCAGTTATGTGGACAGTTTTAAAAGCAGGAGATCATGTTTTAGCAGATAAAACACTTTATGGATGCACGTTTGCTCTGCTTAGTCATGGATTAACAAAATTTGGAATAGATGTAGAATTCATAGATACTTCAGATTTAGAAGCTGTAAAAAACTCATTAAAACCTAATACAAAAGTTGTTTATTTAGAAACACCAGCAAATCCAAATTTGAAAATAGTTGATATAGAAGCAGTTTCAAGAATAGCTCACACACACAATAGTGATATATTAGTTGTGGTGGACAACACATTTGCAACACCATATTGTCAAAAACCTTTGACATTGGGAGCGGATATCGTTGTTCACTCAGCTACAAAATACTTAAATGGACATGGAGATGTAATAGCTGGTTTTGTTGTTGGTAAAATGGATTTAGTAACTCAGATCAGACTTGTTGGAGTAAAAGATATGACAGGAGCAGTTCTTAGTCCTATGGATGCTTATTATATAATAAGAGGAATGAAAACTTTAGAGATTAGAATGGAAAGACACTGTTCTAACGCTAGAAAAGTAGCGGAATTTTTAAACACTCATCCTAAAGTTGAAACTGTATTCTATCCAGGATTAAAAACACATCCAGGACATGATATAGCTTGTAAGCAGATGAAAGACTTTGGAGGAATTTTTGCCTTTGAACTAAAAGGTGGAATGGATGCAGGAAAAACTTTATTAAATAACCTAAATCTTTGTTCTTTAGCAGTTTCATTAGGAGATACAGAAACACTTATTCAACATCCAGCTTCAATGACTCACTCACCATATACAAAAGAGGAGAGATTAACTGCTGGAATTACTGATGGACTAGTTAGAATATCTGTTGGACTTGAGGATGTAGAGGATATAATAGCAGACTTAAGAAATGGTCTAGAATTAGTATAA
- a CDS encoding transcriptional regulator encodes MKGDLEILEEYRKVARFMSKCYGENVEVVLHDLRDVSCSSIEIYNNHVSGREIGSPMSEFGLKILKERLYDDKEFITNSKGVVGGKILRSSTFFIKNIDGNIIGMICVNVDVSSYLNIAYQMESMANFGLNLKDEKEVVTEVDFPNSIKEMINKALLEILKGRVSWKEIEGEEKLNVIKKLHQKGIFDLRGGVLEVSEALNVSESTIYRYLSKI; translated from the coding sequence TTGAAAGGAGACTTAGAGATCTTAGAGGAGTATAGAAAAGTGGCGAGATTTATGTCTAAGTGTTATGGAGAAAACGTAGAGGTAGTGCTTCATGATTTAAGAGATGTGAGTTGTTCAAGTATTGAGATATACAACAACCATGTGAGTGGTAGAGAGATAGGTTCTCCTATGAGTGAATTTGGACTAAAAATTTTAAAAGAAAGACTTTACGATGATAAGGAGTTTATAACAAATTCAAAAGGTGTTGTTGGAGGAAAAATTCTTAGATCTTCAACATTTTTTATAAAAAATATAGATGGGAATATTATTGGAATGATATGTGTGAATGTAGATGTAAGTAGTTATTTAAACATAGCTTATCAAATGGAAAGTATGGCAAATTTTGGTTTAAATTTAAAGGATGAAAAAGAGGTAGTAACAGAAGTAGATTTTCCAAACTCTATAAAAGAGATGATAAACAAGGCTTTACTAGAGATTTTAAAAGGTAGAGTATCTTGGAAAGAGATAGAGGGGGAGGAGAAGCTTAATGTTATAAAAAAGCTTCACCAAAAGGGGATATTTGATTTAAGAGGTGGAGTTTTAGAGGTCTCAGAAGCTTTAAATGTTTCTGAATCAACAATATATCGTTATCTAAGTAAAATTTAA
- the porA gene encoding pyruvate ferredoxin oxidoreductase — protein MSIRERMSGNEAVATAMRQINPDVMPAFPITPSTEVPQYFSKYVADGNVNTEFIPVESEHSAMSAAIGAQAAGARTMTATSSCGLALMWEMLYVASSMRLPITMALINRALTGPININADHSDSMGARDTGWIQIYSETNQEAYDNYIQAVKIAEDPRVMLPAMVCQDGFITSHAVENIELLEDEKVKAFVGEYNPEDYLLNSARPIAHGPYDTANFYMEHKVQQAHAMTSARQVIKEVAKDFEKLTGRKYSFFEEYKMQDADVAIVVINSTAGTAKEAVDELRAEGKKVGLIKIRVFRPFPFNELKQTLTGIKVVGVMDKCEGFSGAGGPLFAEVRSALYDSHDRPEMFNYVYGLGGRDVTVDTIKGVFNELLYEAHAKQLIEDQVEIAYNPELLLAHTDDFEVGRVYRHLGVRG, from the coding sequence ATGAGTATAAGAGAGAGAATGTCAGGAAACGAAGCTGTAGCTACAGCCATGAGACAGATAAATCCAGATGTAATGCCAGCGTTTCCAATTACACCATCAACTGAGGTACCGCAGTACTTCTCTAAGTATGTAGCTGATGGAAATGTAAATACAGAGTTTATTCCAGTGGAATCAGAGCACAGTGCAATGTCAGCAGCAATTGGAGCTCAAGCAGCAGGAGCTAGAACTATGACTGCAACTTCGTCATGTGGACTTGCTTTAATGTGGGAGATGCTTTATGTAGCTTCATCAATGAGATTACCTATAACTATGGCACTTATAAATAGAGCACTAACAGGACCTATCAACATAAATGCTGATCACAGTGATTCAATGGGTGCAAGAGATACTGGTTGGATTCAAATATACAGTGAAACAAATCAAGAAGCATATGACAACTATATACAAGCTGTAAAAATAGCTGAAGATCCAAGAGTTATGCTACCAGCAATGGTTTGCCAAGATGGATTTATAACATCTCACGCTGTTGAAAATATAGAGCTTTTAGAGGATGAGAAAGTAAAAGCTTTTGTAGGGGAGTATAATCCTGAGGATTACCTGTTAAACTCAGCTAGACCAATAGCTCATGGACCATATGATACAGCAAACTTCTATATGGAGCACAAAGTTCAGCAAGCTCATGCAATGACAAGTGCAAGACAAGTTATAAAAGAGGTAGCAAAAGATTTTGAAAAATTAACTGGAAGAAAGTATTCATTCTTTGAAGAGTATAAAATGCAAGATGCAGATGTAGCTATAGTTGTTATAAACTCAACTGCAGGAACAGCAAAAGAAGCTGTAGATGAGTTAAGAGCAGAGGGGAAGAAAGTTGGACTTATTAAGATTAGAGTGTTTAGACCATTCCCATTTAATGAATTAAAACAAACTTTAACAGGAATAAAAGTTGTTGGAGTAATGGATAAGTGTGAAGGATTCTCAGGAGCAGGTGGACCACTTTTTGCTGAGGTTAGATCAGCGCTTTATGACTCACACGATAGACCAGAGATGTTTAACTATGTTTATGGATTAGGTGGAAGAGATGTAACTGTAGATACTATAAAAGGAGTATTTAATGAACTTCTTTATGAGGCACACGCAAAGCAACTTATAGAGGATCAAGTGGAGATAGCTTACAACCCAGAACTGCTTTTAGCACATACAGATGATTTCGAAGTTGGTAGAGTTTACAGACACTTAGGAGTAAGGGGGTAG
- a CDS encoding 4Fe-4S binding protein, whose protein sequence is MKNKNGRIIDETITWQEITPGGVVYEAGSAENFKTGDWRTMKVDFIEENCKQCLLCIPVCPDSAIPVKDGKRLDFDQDHCKGCGVCFAVCPFKAIEFTKA, encoded by the coding sequence ATGAAAAATAAAAATGGAAGAATAATAGATGAAACTATAACTTGGCAAGAGATAACTCCTGGTGGAGTAGTATACGAAGCTGGAAGTGCAGAAAACTTTAAAACTGGTGATTGGAGAACTATGAAAGTTGATTTCATAGAGGAGAACTGTAAGCAGTGCTTACTTTGTATTCCAGTATGTCCAGATTCAGCTATTCCAGTTAAAGATGGAAAAAGATTAGATTTTGATCAGGATCACTGCAAAGGGTGTGGAGTTTGTTTTGCAGTATGTCCATTTAAAGCGATAGAGTTTACAAAGGCTTAG
- a CDS encoding amino acid ABC transporter ATP-binding protein gives MEIKIENLHKNFGEQVVLNGLNLDLKQIHSIVIIGPSGGGKSTLLRILAGLEIADEGEIVVSGERIPKEEEELHEYRKGIGVVFQAFNLFPHLTALENIILPLEKVHGVSKNESVERAEKLLKRFGLFEHRNKYPHQLSGGQQQRVAIVRAMALKPKFLLLDEPTSALDPALTKEILEAIGELRKDKKDMVLVTHEMEFAKGVADCVIFVSGGKIVEMGPPGIIFDKPKTIELCQFLGGKDCENRIKTYSA, from the coding sequence ATGGAAATTAAAATAGAAAATTTACATAAAAATTTTGGAGAACAGGTAGTTTTAAATGGACTTAATTTAGATTTAAAACAGATACACTCAATTGTAATAATAGGACCGTCTGGAGGAGGTAAATCTACGCTGTTAAGAATTTTAGCAGGGTTAGAAATAGCTGATGAAGGAGAAATAGTTGTTAGTGGAGAGAGAATCCCTAAAGAGGAGGAGGAACTTCACGAGTATAGAAAGGGTATAGGAGTAGTCTTCCAAGCCTTTAATTTATTTCCTCATTTAACAGCTTTAGAAAATATAATATTACCTTTGGAAAAAGTTCATGGAGTTTCTAAAAATGAGAGCGTTGAAAGAGCCGAAAAACTTTTAAAAAGATTTGGATTATTTGAGCATAGAAATAAATATCCTCATCAACTTTCAGGAGGACAACAACAAAGAGTTGCAATAGTTAGAGCAATGGCATTAAAGCCTAAATTTTTACTTTTAGATGAACCCACTTCAGCCTTAGATCCTGCTTTAACAAAGGAGATTTTAGAGGCTATTGGAGAGCTAAGAAAAGATAAAAAAGATATGGTTTTGGTAACTCATGAGATGGAGTTTGCTAAGGGTGTAGCTGATTGTGTTATCTTTGTAAGTGGTGGAAAAATAGTTGAGATGGGACCACCGGGAATAATTTTTGATAAACCTAAAACTATTGAACTTTGTCAATTTTTAGGTGGTAAAGATTGTGAAAATAGAATAAAAACATATAGTGCCTAG
- the mgtE gene encoding magnesium transporter encodes MFQAKVKELLLKKDLKGLKEVLNLETPVNIAEFIEANSENEKDMIILFRLLHKELAAEVFANLDAEEQMKIVSSINDDKLQSLLEELYFDDMIDFLEEMPSNVVKRVLENYRHENRSLINQFLSYEEDSAGSLMTIEYLSLKSSQTVRESLEHIRKYAEDLETIDVAYVIDKNKKLEGEITLKKLLASSDDEIIENIMDKNILSVKTSTNQEEAVKLFKKYDLTVLPVIDKENILVGIITIDDMVDVIEEENTEDFQKMAAMAPSKEEYLETSVLHLAKNRLTWLLVLMVSATFTGSIISKYEEIIEQMVVLAAAIPMLMDTGGNAGSQSSTLIIRGMALGEIKMSDYLKVVWKELRVSLIVGLGLGAVNFLRMNYILKQDFKMSMLVSVTLGITVVIAKLVGGLLPIGAKKLKLDPAIMAGPLVTTIVDALALVIYFYLAMFLYSDVLR; translated from the coding sequence ATGTTTCAAGCAAAAGTAAAAGAACTTCTATTAAAAAAGGATTTAAAAGGTCTAAAGGAGGTTCTAAACTTAGAAACTCCTGTGAATATAGCTGAATTTATTGAAGCTAATAGTGAAAATGAAAAGGATATGATTATTCTTTTTAGACTTTTACATAAAGAGTTAGCAGCAGAGGTATTTGCAAATTTAGATGCTGAAGAGCAGATGAAAATTGTAAGTTCAATAAATGATGATAAACTTCAATCTCTATTAGAGGAGCTATATTTTGATGATATGATTGACTTTTTAGAAGAGATGCCTTCAAATGTTGTAAAGAGAGTACTTGAAAATTACAGACATGAGAATAGATCTTTAATTAATCAATTTTTATCTTATGAAGAGGATTCAGCAGGAAGTTTAATGACAATAGAGTATCTTTCTCTAAAAAGTAGTCAAACAGTGAGAGAAAGTCTTGAGCATATTAGAAAATACGCTGAAGATCTTGAGACTATAGATGTGGCTTATGTTATAGATAAAAACAAAAAGCTTGAGGGAGAGATAACTTTAAAGAAACTTTTAGCATCTTCTGATGATGAAATTATAGAAAATATAATGGATAAGAATATACTTTCTGTAAAAACATCAACAAACCAAGAGGAAGCAGTAAAGTTATTTAAAAAGTATGATTTAACAGTTTTACCAGTAATTGATAAAGAAAATATCTTAGTTGGAATTATTACAATAGATGATATGGTAGATGTTATAGAGGAAGAAAATACAGAGGATTTCCAGAAAATGGCAGCTATGGCTCCAAGTAAAGAGGAGTATTTAGAAACTTCAGTTTTACACCTAGCTAAAAATCGTTTAACATGGCTTTTGGTATTGATGGTTTCAGCAACATTTACAGGATCGATTATTAGTAAATATGAAGAAATAATAGAACAGATGGTAGTTTTAGCTGCAGCAATTCCAATGCTTATGGATACAGGTGGAAATGCAGGATCTCAATCTTCAACTCTTATAATAAGAGGAATGGCTTTAGGGGAGATCAAAATGAGTGACTACTTAAAAGTTGTATGGAAAGAGTTAAGAGTAAGTTTAATTGTAGGATTAGGATTAGGTGCTGTAAACTTTTTGCGTATGAACTATATATTAAAGCAGGATTTTAAAATGTCAATGCTAGTGTCAGTTACTTTAGGAATAACAGTAGTAATAGCTAAATTAGTTGGAGGATTACTTCCAATAGGAGCTAAAAAACTAAAATTAGACCCAGCTATAATGGCAGGACCATTAGTTACAACAATAGTTGATGCATTAGCTTTAGTAATTTACTTCTACTTAGCAATGTTTTTATATAGTGATGTATTAAGATAG
- a CDS encoding 2-oxoacid:acceptor oxidoreductase family protein, protein MSKMVEIRWHGRGGQGAKTASLLLADVAFSSGMYVQGFPEYGPERMGAPITAYNRIGDEPIRVHSNIYEPNFVVVVDETLIKAIEVEKGLKDGGAIIVNSERTPEELRAELRGYTGRLYTCNARKISEECLGKYFPNTPMLGAVVKVSGLIPEDEFIKNMEESFKHKFSTKPQVLEGNMCALKRSMDEVEG, encoded by the coding sequence ATGAGTAAAATGGTAGAAATCAGATGGCATGGTAGAGGTGGACAAGGTGCAAAGACAGCTTCTCTTCTATTAGCAGATGTAGCATTTAGTAGTGGAATGTATGTTCAAGGATTCCCTGAGTATGGACCAGAGAGAATGGGAGCTCCAATAACAGCTTATAACCGTATAGGAGATGAGCCTATTAGAGTTCACTCAAATATTTATGAGCCAAACTTTGTAGTTGTGGTAGATGAAACTTTAATTAAAGCTATTGAAGTTGAAAAAGGATTAAAAGATGGAGGAGCTATAATTGTAAATAGTGAGAGAACTCCTGAAGAGTTAAGAGCTGAATTAAGAGGATATACAGGAAGACTTTATACATGTAATGCAAGAAAAATATCTGAGGAGTGTTTAGGAAAATACTTCCCAAATACACCAATGCTTGGAGCAGTTGTAAAAGTAAGTGGACTTATTCCAGAAGATGAATTTATAAAAAATATGGAAGAATCATTTAAGCATAAATTTAGTACTAAACCTCAAGTTTTAGAGGGGAATATGTGTGCGTTAAAGCGTTCAATGGATGAGGTGGAAGGATAA
- a CDS encoding thiamine pyrophosphate-dependent enzyme, with the protein MAYNFKEEMNKPERLTGGHRLCAGCGAGVAVRGVLRALKVEDKAVIANATGCLEVSTFMYPYTAWKDSFIHSAFENAGATLSGVEGAYNALKRRGKIDDTYKFIAFGGDGGTYDIGFQSLSGAMERGHDMVYVCYDNGAYMNTGIQRSSATPRFADTTTSPIGKESNGKVQSRKDLTAIIADHNIPYVAQTTFLGNMKDLHEKSEKAIYTEGAAFLNVLAPCPRGWRYSTEKLMEMCKLAVETCYWPLFEVINGEWKLSYRPKNKLPITEFIKDQGRFAHLFKPGNEHLIEEMQNEVDRRWEALLKRCGEEI; encoded by the coding sequence ATGGCATATAATTTTAAAGAGGAAATGAATAAACCAGAAAGATTAACTGGAGGACATAGACTTTGTGCTGGATGTGGAGCAGGAGTTGCAGTAAGAGGAGTTTTAAGAGCTTTAAAAGTAGAGGATAAGGCAGTTATTGCAAATGCCACTGGATGTTTAGAAGTTTCAACATTTATGTATCCATATACAGCTTGGAAAGATTCGTTTATCCATAGTGCTTTTGAAAATGCAGGAGCTACTTTAAGTGGAGTAGAGGGAGCTTATAACGCTTTAAAAAGACGTGGAAAAATTGATGATACATATAAATTTATAGCTTTTGGAGGAGATGGAGGAACTTATGATATAGGATTCCAATCACTTTCTGGAGCTATGGAGAGAGGGCATGATATGGTTTATGTATGCTATGACAACGGAGCATATATGAATACAGGGATTCAAAGATCATCTGCTACTCCAAGATTTGCTGATACAACAACTTCACCAATTGGTAAAGAGAGTAACGGTAAAGTTCAAAGTAGAAAAGATTTAACAGCTATTATTGCTGATCACAATATTCCATATGTTGCTCAAACAACATTCTTAGGAAATATGAAAGATTTACATGAAAAGTCAGAAAAAGCTATCTATACAGAGGGAGCAGCATTTTTAAATGTTTTAGCACCATGCCCAAGAGGATGGAGATACTCTACAGAAAAACTTATGGAGATGTGCAAATTAGCAGTTGAAACTTGCTATTGGCCACTATTTGAAGTTATAAATGGAGAATGGAAACTATCTTATAGACCTAAAAATAAACTTCCAATTACAGAGTTTATAAAAGATCAAGGAAGATTTGCTCATCTATTCAAACCTGGAAATGAGCATCTAATAGAGGAGATGCAAAATGAAGTGGATAGAAGATGGGAAGCTCTTTTAAAAAGATGTGGAGAAGAGATCTAA
- a CDS encoding LytTR family DNA-binding domain-containing protein: MKKIGVNIDLNLQEILSELLEVEFYSVESLIKYDIESIDAVILDLKYEKDNNKIHFFSRKNIPIVLLCSRDDDFRRIKEYFKRRDIYDCVYRDDYFEIEKSLDELFNRKAIPKNIEEIVINESFYRAIVKIKDIIYLDYCRLTRKTEITTRDGKIYSVKRGFSEVEDKLKILDCFIRVDRGTLINKNLIKEIDYKNEKITFVGDGCLSVSRTKLKILEENLDLFENRIEL; encoded by the coding sequence TTGAAAAAAATAGGTGTCAATATAGATTTAAATTTACAAGAGATATTAAGCGAACTTCTAGAGGTTGAATTTTATTCAGTAGAAAGCTTAATAAAATATGATATCGAAAGTATCGATGCGGTTATTTTAGATTTAAAATACGAAAAAGACAACAATAAAATACACTTTTTTAGTAGAAAAAACATTCCCATTGTGTTATTATGTTCTAGAGATGATGACTTTAGAAGGATAAAAGAATATTTTAAAAGACGTGATATATATGATTGTGTGTATAGAGATGATTACTTTGAAATAGAAAAATCTTTAGATGAGTTATTTAATAGAAAAGCAATCCCTAAAAATATAGAGGAGATTGTAATAAATGAAAGTTTTTATAGAGCTATTGTAAAGATTAAAGATATTATCTATCTAGATTATTGTAGACTTACTAGAAAAACAGAGATAACAACAAGAGATGGGAAAATTTATTCAGTAAAAAGAGGATTTTCAGAAGTTGAAGATAAACTGAAAATTTTAGATTGCTTCATAAGGGTAGATAGAGGAACTCTTATAAATAAAAATTTAATAAAAGAGATTGATTATAAAAATGAAAAAATAACCTTTGTTGGAGATGGTTGTTTATCTGTAAGTAGGACTAAATTAAAAATTTTAGAGGAAAACTTGGATTTATTCGAAAATAGAATAGAGCTATAA
- a CDS encoding YjiH family protein: MVINTFKFGFYSFMGIWLFLVPIVIGGESAMLLGHIKSYIVNGYVGVIKSLMIGFAAVTIFGTILGIKKKTFNDRVLDEFFIGSKFVSAVRIIGASSLILIAYNFMPTVIGEVVADEGTGLMMIDELLPTILVTFLLEVMLIPLLTSFGLVEFIGTLIAPYMRKLFRVPGYAAIDALASFVGDGTIGIVVTDQQYEKGYYTQKEAAIIATSFSLVGISFAIMMADLLRLSHIFGYFYGSIVVCTILTGVVISRLPLKKFKDDYYKEGEAPNERDTSMSYALRLASDVAGKTKATKVLKDSFIKVLTIYVTFTPVIMLVGTIGLVLAEKTTVFQVITAPMIPFLEFIGFEKEIAQYMAPSMIIGITDMWLPAVFIKDCPSELARFVIGGLTFSQLIYFSETGIILMNSKIGFNFFDVMKIFFLRSIVAFPMIYAVGLFMLKIGLLAN; encoded by the coding sequence GTGGTAATCAATACTTTTAAATTCGGATTTTATTCTTTTATGGGAATCTGGCTTTTTTTAGTTCCAATTGTAATTGGAGGAGAGTCAGCAATGCTTTTAGGACACATAAAAAGTTACATAGTTAATGGATATGTGGGAGTAATTAAATCCTTAATGATAGGATTTGCTGCTGTCACCATCTTTGGAACTATTTTAGGAATAAAGAAAAAAACTTTTAATGATAGAGTTTTAGACGAATTTTTTATAGGTAGTAAATTTGTATCAGCTGTTAGAATAATTGGAGCATCATCATTGATATTAATAGCATATAATTTTATGCCAACTGTTATAGGAGAGGTTGTGGCTGATGAGGGAACAGGTCTTATGATGATAGATGAGTTACTTCCAACAATATTAGTAACATTTTTATTAGAAGTTATGCTAATACCTCTTTTAACATCCTTTGGACTTGTTGAATTTATTGGAACTTTAATAGCTCCATATATGAGAAAACTTTTTAGAGTTCCAGGATATGCTGCAATAGATGCATTGGCATCTTTTGTAGGAGATGGAACTATTGGAATTGTGGTTACAGATCAACAGTACGAAAAGGGATATTACACACAAAAAGAGGCGGCTATTATAGCTACATCATTCTCTTTAGTTGGAATATCTTTTGCTATAATGATGGCAGATTTATTAAGATTATCACATATATTTGGATATTTTTATGGTTCTATTGTAGTTTGTACAATTTTAACAGGAGTTGTAATTTCAAGACTTCCACTGAAAAAATTTAAAGATGATTACTATAAAGAGGGCGAAGCACCAAATGAAAGAGACACAAGTATGAGCTACGCTTTAAGGTTAGCTTCAGATGTAGCAGGAAAAACAAAGGCTACAAAAGTTTTAAAAGACTCTTTTATAAAAGTTTTGACAATATATGTAACCTTTACTCCAGTAATAATGTTAGTTGGAACAATAGGACTAGTTCTTGCTGAAAAGACAACGGTTTTTCAAGTTATAACAGCTCCAATGATACCATTTTTAGAGTTTATTGGATTTGAAAAAGAGATAGCTCAATATATGGCACCATCAATGATAATAGGAATTACAGATATGTGGTTACCAGCTGTTTTTATTAAGGATTGTCCAAGTGAGTTAGCTAGATTTGTAATAGGAGGACTTACATTTTCCCAGTTAATATATTTTAGCGAAACAGGAATTATTCTTATGAACTCAAAAATAGGGTTTAATTTTTTTGATGTAATGAAGATATTTTTCTTAAGAAGTATAGTTGCATTTCCAATGATATACGCAGTTGGATTATTTATGTTAAAAATAGGATTGCTTGCAAATTAA